Within the Deltaproteobacteria bacterium genome, the region TTCCTCCATTCCGCGGGGAGCATGCTTCCACCCGCTACGTCCTGCTATCAGTAATAAATCGTGACCGTCCTGTGGTAGGGCTGTTTCCGGAATCGATCCTGTTGTCCCATGTTCCAGAGGACCCAGTCGATATCCCTTGCCGCCATAGGGTGTCCCTCCTTTTCGAGTTCCCGCCGAAGAAGGTCCACGGCCCATACGGTACCTGCCCGGATCTCCACTTCCACAGCGCTTCCCGCCTCCAGGTATCCGCATCGATCCACCAAGCGGGACAACTCGGGAGAATACTCCAGGATCCCCAGTTGCCTCAGGACCTGGGGCAGCTTGTAGTCCGCAAAGGCCGTGAGCCGGTCTATGTCCATGAAGGCCCCCCATGCCTTTCCCTCGAAGGCCCCGTGGAGATCGGAAGGGAAAATCTGGGTCCGCTTGTAGAAGTAAACGGGTTCCCCTTCGTATTCCGCCACGTCCCGGAAAGAAGGGAGCTTATCGGCAAGCAGTCGGGCCAGCCCCTGGGCCGATCCCCCGGCCGCCTCGACCAATTCATGGGCCTCTCCCCCATAGAATTCAATCAGGACACTTCCGAGTTCGTTTAAGGCCACCGCCCTCCGTTCCATCAACTGGAGGACCCCCCGGCCGCCGAGGACCTCCATTAACTGACCCTCTGTGACACCGGCAAGCCAACGGGCATCATAGAGGGGGATACCCGCCTCCATCGCCTTTTTGAGCGCTGCTGCCATAGCATGGTAACCGGAA harbors:
- a CDS encoding queuosine salvage family protein; translated protein: MIEVLESARKVCERAREIRINRAVLESTARKMAAEKAAPPPWDTRHHFFDGGEKTVAYFLVLDTLNFCFWPLPETPRWEIDFKGGKISGYHAMAAALKKAMEAGIPLYDARWLAGVTEGQLMEVLGGRGVLQLMERRAVALNELGSVLIEFYGGEAHELVEAAGGSAQGLARLLADKLPSFRDVAEYEGEPVYFYKRTQIFPSDLHGAFEGKAWGAFMDIDRLTAFADYKLPQVLRQLGILEYSPELSRLVDRCGYLEAGSAVEVEIRAGTVWAVDLLRRELEKEGHPMAARDIDWVLWNMGQQDRFRKQPYHRTVTIYY